One Salarias fasciatus chromosome 22, fSalaFa1.1, whole genome shotgun sequence DNA segment encodes these proteins:
- the rprd2a gene encoding regulation of nuclear pre-mRNA domain-containing protein 2a: protein MAAGTGAALGGSLESTLDRKFQSVTNTMDSIQGLSTWCIDNKKYHSLIVRHWMKCLKKSDGAHRLNLLYLANDVIQNCKRKNAIVYRTAFAEVLPDAFLLVNNEGDLKTIKSVERILSIWDERGVYSRTLISDLRNALVKEESPPETPVEQRTPVESKADLRSKIVAEFVPQALIDQLSKYKRSLEEVDLREKQLTAMRVDICSTDALKKLKDKAGGKKFSRDFEEGSAQLQEFVKFFDKQSRMGPPLQEALRNADIFYEMQYKEVKIVANAYQTFANRVSHLKRKLDTLKATLPDLDDSPIPSPSADAPSPTGSESPFHDMELASPHPDLDGSAMDDDAEPPAPSPLSSPGGSPRPAEVLGENDNREVEDMELSDEEESASGIIVEEQIEPSPHPEVSTPICAKSEPSVATRQPTAQVAPPAAARAAAAASVDVGKIGSILSSLNSVMKTAAPVVENPPPAATPASSSVKNASAAPATAQDPASLVSLLSKVDVSPADLLSALSKVQGHGRLTGISSLLGSSAANASSESSSSGKTSPPPASTSVKAVPSQNPSPSSAAPLPSSSSSTVRHSTNAPEPPQTSGPASALVQAVHRDMDLTAESRPTLSSTSLESKIHSFLQGNPAFSAFDFGLSTNPGLGGGHLSPATGADTQDGTPVRDEGGGTPTLDEAMDKPFDSSMTQPSVGETAKPNPNANVYQNSTQQSLGAPQEQPLNGQPYQPYASERRTAAPAAHYQQISALTGPGPGERAPGSAGNAQAAEGFQGSSERSWYGDSYPEGSSQQPGVYNATAPGGPRENKTSGMYPYQTQEPPGLVSQQGAVTSPALFSSNLPPVPRLPPPPSGFELPLSSNSFGMRPPEQQPGLGEAAGARGGSVISGMVVHDHQHKSSFRPGDEPLRPQRPDDLPYQEDANRYPDEPRQHNPSFLQGNPYHHPDDSHYSPVSPAQHFPRVRGRLSPPRSPPEDPFYPHSYQQHGAPSPHYAPRRPPPPPRQDMRQPGLRPPHRPPHNMLPPQPRGPPRPPFARFPGPEPRLRGKRPGPPGPRGGGPMFPQKRPFLPPRY, encoded by the exons ATGGCAGCGGGAACAGGGGCCGCTCTCGGCGGCTCTCTGGAGTCTACCTTGGACAGGAAGTTTCAGAGCGTGACCAACACGATGGACTCTATTCAGGGACTGTCAACGTGGTGCATCGATAACAAGAAGTACCACAGCCTGATCGTGCGACACTGGATGAAGTGTTTAAAGAAAT CTGATGGCGCGCACAGACTCAACCTGCTGTATCTCGCCAATGACGTCATTCAGAACTGCAAAAGGAAGAATGCCATTGTGTACCGCACGGCGTTCGCCGAGGTGCTGCCGGACGCCTTCCTGCTGGTCAA CAATGAAGGAGACCTGAAGACCATTAAATCGGTGGAGAGGATACTTTCCATCTGGGACGAGAGGGGCGTTTATTCGAGGACGCTCATCTCTGATCTCAGAAATGCTTTAGTGAAAGAGGAGTCCCCTCCAGAAACACCGGTGGAGCAGAGGA CTCCAGTTGAGTCGAAAGCCGATCTGCGGTCCAAGATAGTTGCTGAGTTTGTG CCACAGGCGCTAATAGACCAACTGTCCAAGTACAAGAGATCCCTGGAGGAGGTTGACCTCCGAGAAAAGCAGCTGACGGCTATGAGAGTTGACATCTGCAGCACGGACGCCCTGAAGAAACTCAAAG ACAAGGCCGGAGGAAAGAAGTTCTCCCGGGACTTTGAGGAGGGGAGCGCGCAGCTCCAGGAGTTCGTCAAGTTCTTCGACAAGCAGAGCAGAATGGGGCCCCCGCTTCAGGAGGCGCTCCGAAACGCCGATATCTTCTACGAGATGCAGTACAAGGAGGTCAAGATTGTTGCTAAT GCGTACCAAACCTTCGCCAACCGAGTGTCCCACCTCAAACGCAAGCTGGACACCCTGAAGGCCACCCTGCCGGACCTGGACGACTCGCCCATCCCCTCGCCTTCCGCGGACGCCCCGTCCCCCACGGGCTCCGAGTCGCCGTTCCACGACATGGAGTTGGCCTCCCCCCACCCCGACCTGGACGGCTCCGCCATGGACGACGACGCCGAGCCGCCGGCCCCGAGCCCCCTCTCCTCCCCGGGGGGGTCGCCCAGGCCGGCGGAGGTCCTCGGGGAGAACGACAACCGCgaggtggaggacatggagcTCTCAGACGAGGAGGAGAGCGCCAGCGGCATCATAG tcGAGGAGCAGATTGAGCCCTCGCCTCACCCAGAGGTGTCCACTCCAATTTGTGCGAAAAGTGAGCCATCAGTCGCAACGCGGCAGCCCACGGCGCAGGTCGCGCCCCCTGCAGCTGCTCGCGCAGCAGCTGCGGCGAGTGTCGACGTGGGTAAAATTGGCTCCATCCTCAGCAGCCTGAATTCAGTCATGAAGACCGCAG CCCCGGTGGTGGAgaatcctcctcctgcagctacTCCCGCTAGCTCCTCGGTGAAGAACGCCTCCGCCGCCCCGGCGACGGCGCAGGACCCTGCATCGCTGGTCAGCCTCCTCTCCAAGGTGGACGTCAGTCCTGCAGACCTCCTCAGTGCTCTGTCCAAAGTCCAGGGTCACGGCAGGCTCACAG GCATCTCTTCCCTCCTGGGCAGCTCAGCTGCAAATGCCTCCTCAGAATCGTCCAGTTCAGGCAAGACTTCCCCACCTCCCGCATCCACATCCGTCAAAGCGGTCCCCTCTCAGAATCCGTCTCCGTCGTCCGCGGCGCCTTTGCCTTCGTCATCCAGCTCCACTGTCAGGCACAGCACAAACGCCCCAGAACCCCCCCAGACCTCCGGCCCGGCCTCGGCCCTGGTTCAGGCCGTCCACAGAGACATGGATCTGACGGCAGAATCCCGGCCAACTCTGTCCTCCACGAGTTTAGAGTCTAAAATCCACAGCTTCCTGCAGGGCAACCCTGCTTTCAGTGCGTTTGATTTTGGCTTATCGACAAACCCGGGTCTGGGAGGGGGCCACCTCAGCCCGGCGACGGGGGCAGACACTCAGGATGGGACCCCAGTGCGAGACGAGGGGGGAGGCACGCCGACTCTCGACGAAGCGATGGATAAACCATTCGATTCCAGCATGACTCAGCCATCTGTCGGTGAAACCGCTAAACCCAACCCCAATGCAAACGTGTACCAGAACAGCACCCAGCAGAGCCTCGGCGCCCCCCAGGAGCAGCCGCTGAACGGGCAGCCGTATCAGCCCTACGCGTCCGAGCGCAGGACGGCCGCGCCGGCGGCGCACTACCAGCAGATCTCTGCGCTGACGGGGCCGGGGCCTGGAGAAAGAGCCCCAGGCAGTGCCGGTAACGCGCAGGCGGCGGAGGGCTTTCAGGGGTCCAGCGAGAGGAGCTGGTACGGTGACTCCTACCCCGAGGGGAGCTCCCAGCAACCCGGTGTCTACAACGCAACGGCGCCGGGGGGGCCGCGAGAAAATAAGACGTCAGGAATGTATCCGTACCAAACGCAGGAGCCTCCAGGCTTGGtctcccagcagggggccgtCACGTCTCCCGCGCTCTTCAGCAGCAACCTCCCTCCCGTTCCACGGTTACCTCCCCCGCCCAGCGGTTTTGAACTCCCCCTCTCCTCGAACAGCTTCGGGATGAGGCCCCCGGAGCAGCAGCCGGGTCTCGGCGAGGCGGCGGGGGCCAGAGGCGGCAGCGTGATCAGCGGGATGGTGGTGCACGACCACCAGCACAAGTCTTCGTTTCGCCCCGGCGACGAGCCGCTCCGCCCGCAGCGCCCAGACGACCTGCCTTACCAGGAGGATGCTAACCGCTACCCCGACGAGCCCCGCCAGCATaacccctccttcctccagggCAACCCCTACCACCACCCCGACGATTCCCACTACAGCCCCGTCAGTCCCGCGCAGCACTTCCCCAGAGTTCGAGGGCGCCTGTCGCCCCCGCGCTCCCCCCCAGAGGACCCCTTCTACCCCCACAGCTACCAGCAGCACGGCGCGCCCTCGCCGCACTACGCTCCCAGgcggccgcccccgccgccccgtCAGGACATGCGCCAGCCCGGCCTGCGGCCTCCGCACCGGCCCCCCCACAACATGCTCCCCCCGCAGCCCAGGGGGCCCCCGCGGCCGCCCTTCGCCCGGTTCCCCGGACCCGAGCCCAGGCTGAGAGGCAAGCGTCCAGGACCGCCGGGTCCCAGAGGAGGCGGGCCAATGTTCCCCCAGAAAAGACCCTTCCTCCCCCCGCGGTACTGA
- the ciarta gene encoding circadian associated repressor of transcription a: MNSLGSSSKWPSYDSLPSTSSFLLSESEQTEDEADVFSEGEGDGGIRNPLSAKEAITLSGNYLHFPPRPDQLHSESEQCADKSKCHDSASSARAASFRASSATPGDLAFAQKCEDLHRFIHPLLELLHGLQTGRFDRGLTSFQQSVAMDRLQRILGVLQKPEMGEKYLQSLLQIEVLLKMWFPLVAFKTSGISSQANTPELSTHWCKNQLHMPVKKRKLSWSNPDQAGEVQSKDSHNQHGKRGRPHDAPSLDTASARRPGSPKKFKPLEPEAAEPGGDACTAGEEFTDGAGRVSGPPRLCFTREKDISLPSSCGSPATQDNAVSSSDTVSTTDSP, encoded by the exons ATGAATTCTTTGGGTAGTTCCTCCAAGTGGCCGTCCTACGACTCGTtgccctccacctccagctttcTCCTGAGCGAGAGTGAGCAGACTGAGGATGAGGCCGACGTCTTTTCCGAGGGAGAAGGGGACGGCGGAATCAGAAATCCCCTCTCAGCAAAAGAAGCAATCACACTTTCGGGAAATTACCTTCATTTCCCCCCTCGACCAGATCAGCTGCACTCCGAGTCCGAACAGTGCGCTGACAAGAGCAAATGTCATGACTCGGCGTCTTCTGCCAGAGCCGCCAGCTTCAGAGCTTCATCAGCCACACCGGGAGACTTGGCCTTTGCTCAGAAA TGTGAAGATTTGCATCGGTTCATTCATCCTTTGCTTGAGCTTCTTCATGGACTTCAGACTGGGCGATTTGACAGAG GTTTAACAAGTTTCCAACAGAGTGTTGCCATGGACAGATTACAGAGGATACTCGGAGTGCTGCAAAAGCCTGAAATGGG TGAGAAGTATCTTCAAAGTCTGCTGCAGATAGAAGTGCTTCTCAAAATGTGGTTTCCTCTGGTGGCTTTTAAGACTTCAGGCATTTCAAGCCAGGCCAACACTCCCGAGCTCTCAACGCACTGGTGCAAAAATCAGCTCCACATGCCAGTTAAG AAACGGAAACTGAGCTGGTCAAATCCTGACCAGGCTGGCGAAGTCCAAAGCAAAGATAGCCACAACCAGCATGGAAAACGTGGGCGCCCCCACGACGCGCCCTCACTCGACACCGCTTCCGCACGTCGACCAGGATCGCCGAAAAAATTCAAACCTCTGGAGCCAGAGGCCGCAGAACCAGGTGGGGACGCCTGCACAGCCGGAGAAGAGTTTACAGACGGAGCGGGCCGCGTCAGCGGGCCGCCGCGTTTATGCTTCACAAGGGAAAAAGATATTTCCCTGCCCTCCTCATGTGGCAGCCCAGCCACGCAGGACAACGCCGTGTCCTCAAGCGACACCGTCAGTACAACCGACTCACCTTAG
- the mrps21 gene encoding small ribosomal subunit protein bS21m, producing MARHLRFIARTVMVQEGNVDEAYKTLNRILTQDGIIETVKRKRYYEKPCRERQRKNFEGCRRIYHAEMARRIAFISRTNREDPWVGC from the exons ATGGCGAGGCACCTCCGCTTCATCGCTCGGACGGTGATGGTTCAAGAGGGAAACGTGGATGAGGCGTACAAGACTCTGAACAG GATCCTGACTCAGGATGGAATTATTGAGACAGTGAAGCGGAAACGCTACTACGAGAAGCCCTGCCGGGAGCGCCAGCGCAAGAACTTTGAGGGCTGCCGACGTATTTACCACGCGGAAATGGCCAGAAGAATTGCCTTCATTTCCAGGACCAACCGAGAGGATCCATGGGTCGGCTGCTAG